The following proteins are encoded in a genomic region of Streptococcus cristatus AS 1.3089:
- the pepA gene encoding glutamyl aminopeptidase produces the protein MSDLFSKIKEVTELSAISGHEAPVRSYLREKLTPHVDEVVTDGLGGIFGVRHSQAENAPRVLVAAHMDEVGFMVSEIKPDGTFRVVEIGGWNPLVVSSQRFKLFTREGREIPVISGSVPPHLTRGAGGPVMPQIADIVFDGGFADKAEAESYGIRPGDTIVPDSSAILTANGKNVISKAWDNRYGVLMVGELAQTLSGQELGNQLYVGANVQEEVGLRGAYASTTKFAPEVFLAVDCSPAGDIYGGQGAIGDGTLIRFFDPGHLMLPAMKDFLLTTAEEAGIKYQYYCGKGGTDAGAAHLQSGGVPSTTIGVCARYIHSHQTLYAMDDFLQAQAFLQALVKKLDRSTVDTITSY, from the coding sequence ATGTCTGACTTATTTTCAAAAATCAAGGAAGTGACCGAGCTTTCAGCAATCTCTGGTCACGAGGCACCTGTCCGCAGCTATCTGCGAGAAAAACTCACTCCTCACGTTGATGAGGTCGTTACCGACGGTCTAGGCGGCATCTTTGGGGTTCGGCATTCTCAAGCTGAAAATGCTCCCCGAGTTCTGGTTGCGGCCCACATGGACGAGGTTGGCTTCATGGTCAGCGAGATCAAGCCTGACGGGACTTTCCGCGTGGTGGAAATCGGTGGCTGGAATCCATTGGTCGTGAGCAGCCAACGCTTTAAACTCTTTACCCGTGAAGGCCGGGAAATTCCTGTCATCTCAGGCTCTGTTCCTCCTCATCTGACACGCGGTGCTGGCGGACCAGTCATGCCACAAATTGCTGATATTGTCTTTGACGGTGGCTTTGCGGATAAGGCAGAAGCCGAAAGCTACGGCATCCGTCCAGGAGACACGATCGTGCCAGACAGCTCTGCAATTCTCACAGCTAACGGTAAAAATGTCATCTCTAAAGCTTGGGACAACCGCTACGGCGTCCTTATGGTCGGTGAATTGGCTCAAACCTTGTCTGGTCAAGAACTAGGTAACCAACTCTATGTCGGTGCCAATGTTCAAGAAGAAGTTGGCCTGCGTGGTGCCTATGCTTCTACGACAAAATTTGCCCCTGAGGTCTTCCTAGCTGTAGACTGCTCCCCAGCAGGTGACATCTATGGCGGCCAAGGAGCCATCGGTGATGGAACGCTGATTCGTTTCTTTGATCCCGGTCATCTCATGCTGCCAGCTATGAAGGACTTCCTCCTAACAACCGCAGAAGAAGCTGGCATCAAGTATCAATATTACTGCGGAAAAGGGGGAACCGATGCTGGCGCTGCCCATCTCCAAAGCGGCGGTGTGCCATCTACCACAATCGGTGTCTGCGCCCGCTACATTCATTCCCACCAAACTCTCTATGCCATGGACGATTTCCTGCAAGCCCAAGCCTTCCTGCAAGCGCTGGTCAAAAAGCTGGATCGCTCAACGGTGGACACGATTACCAGCTACTGA
- a CDS encoding DUF4651 domain-containing protein: MKAKKIILTTTALLGAGAVAFGAAKLVQEQKRLRNREEIVQIVREFFSSRGPIATVYVELYESTDSRTVGGVVLEDDRHFTFVYENGQLTYEEE, from the coding sequence ATGAAAGCTAAAAAAATCATTTTAACCACAACAGCTCTTTTGGGAGCAGGAGCCGTGGCATTTGGAGCTGCCAAGCTTGTGCAGGAGCAAAAAAGACTGCGCAATAGAGAAGAAATTGTTCAAATCGTGCGGGAATTTTTTTCCAGCCGAGGACCGATTGCAACGGTTTATGTGGAACTTTATGAATCAACTGACAGTCGTACAGTTGGAGGGGTTGTCCTAGAAGATGACCGTCATTTCACCTTCGTCTATGAAAATGGTCAGTTGACCTACGAGGAAGAGTGA
- a CDS encoding thioredoxin family protein — protein sequence MIQPQSMEELASYVEHKGKTVFFFTADWCGDCRFIKPFLPEIEAENPDFTFVEVDRDQYMPVAQKWDVYGIPSLVVVEDGREIGRYVNRDRKTKSQINDFLASL from the coding sequence ATGATTCAGCCACAAAGCATGGAGGAGCTGGCTTCTTATGTAGAGCATAAGGGGAAGACTGTCTTCTTTTTCACAGCAGACTGGTGTGGAGACTGTCGCTTTATCAAGCCTTTTCTGCCAGAGATAGAAGCTGAAAATCCTGATTTTACCTTTGTCGAGGTGGATCGGGATCAGTATATGCCTGTCGCCCAAAAATGGGATGTTTATGGGATACCTAGTCTGGTTGTTGTGGAAGATGGCCGAGAGATTGGTCGCTATGTCAATCGTGACCGCAAGACCAAGAGTCAAATCAATGATTTTTTAGCGAGTTTATAA
- the ytpR gene encoding YtpR family tRNA-binding protein encodes MIFTYNKEHVGDVLMVIAADNQGAKLSAERKGNVARVYREDNGQTVAWNIFELSNLFEIVERGQVQLTDEQVATLNQELTKEGFAAELVKDPEPKFVVGEILEMVAHPDSDHLNICQVQVAADKTVQIVAGAPNARVGLKTIVALPGAMMPKGNLIFPGELRGEKSFGMMCSPRELQLPNAPQKRGIIELADSETVGTAFDPAKHWQS; translated from the coding sequence ATGATTTTTACATACAACAAAGAGCATGTCGGAGATGTTCTCATGGTCATCGCTGCCGATAATCAGGGAGCTAAACTAAGCGCTGAGCGCAAAGGAAATGTAGCGCGTGTTTACCGTGAAGATAATGGACAGACAGTAGCTTGGAACATTTTTGAACTGTCAAATCTTTTTGAAATTGTAGAGCGCGGACAAGTTCAGCTGACGGATGAGCAAGTTGCGACTCTCAACCAAGAATTGACCAAAGAAGGCTTCGCAGCTGAGCTAGTTAAGGACCCAGAGCCTAAGTTTGTTGTGGGGGAAATCCTTGAGATGGTAGCCCACCCTGACAGTGACCACCTCAACATTTGTCAGGTGCAGGTGGCAGCCGACAAGACAGTTCAAATCGTGGCTGGTGCTCCGAATGCTCGTGTCGGCCTCAAGACCATCGTGGCTTTGCCTGGTGCTATGATGCCGAAGGGTAATCTCATCTTTCCAGGAGAACTCCGTGGCGAAAAGAGTTTTGGCATGATGTGCAGCCCACGGGAGCTTCAGTTGCCAAATGCGCCGCAAAAACGTGGCATCATTGAATTGGCGGATAGTGAAACGGTCGGAACGGCCTTTGATCCAGCTAAACACTGGCAGTCTTAA
- a CDS encoding single-stranded DNA-binding protein, producing MYNKVIIIGRLTATPELHKTANDKSVARATVAVNRRYKSQNGEREADFINLVVWGRLAETLASYASKGSLISLDGELRSRRYEKDGTTHYVTEVLCSGFQLLESRAQRALRENNTGADLADLVLEEEELPF from the coding sequence ATGTATAATAAAGTTATCATCATTGGCCGGTTGACGGCTACACCAGAGTTACACAAGACAGCAAATGACAAGTCGGTTGCGCGTGCGACAGTGGCTGTGAATCGCCGCTACAAGAGTCAAAATGGAGAGCGTGAAGCGGATTTTATCAACCTTGTCGTTTGGGGACGCTTGGCTGAAACCTTGGCAAGTTACGCTAGTAAGGGGAGTCTGATTTCTCTGGATGGAGAATTGCGGAGCCGTCGCTATGAAAAGGATGGAACCACTCATTATGTGACAGAAGTTCTTTGCAGTGGTTTTCAGCTTTTAGAAAGCCGAGCCCAGAGAGCACTCCGTGAGAATAATACTGGAGCAGACCTAGCAGATTTGGTACTGGAAGAAGAGGAACTTCCTTTTTAA
- a CDS encoding WXG100 family type VII secretion target, producing the protein MAEISLSPEELTSQASVYSNARDQIEAAIQAVNSANGEMQAHWQGSAFNSYLEQYQQLHGDVVKFQELLTSINQQLVSYANTVSERDTADANSFGFKG; encoded by the coding sequence ATGGCAGAAATTTCATTATCCCCAGAAGAACTCACCTCGCAAGCTTCGGTTTATTCTAATGCTCGCGATCAAATTGAAGCAGCTATTCAAGCAGTAAATAGTGCTAATGGTGAAATGCAAGCACACTGGCAAGGTAGTGCCTTTAATTCTTATCTTGAGCAATATCAACAATTGCACGGAGATGTGGTTAAGTTCCAAGAGTTGTTGACTTCTATTAATCAACAATTGGTTAGTTATGCAAACACTGTATCAGAACGTGATACAGCGGATGCAAATAGTTTTGGTTTCAAAGGATAA
- a CDS encoding DUF5082 domain-containing protein, translated as MSDASYYQELANQESQNYNNTISQKVAVDKKIDRLEKAKTSLSTQINNFQTGIIDALEKVKVEDESQFKGDRKTKYVEKYDSANTAATTNKASHEANLDSINTEIANLQAESDRLAIDVKTAYENMNYYQSMANSASSE; from the coding sequence ATGTCAGATGCATCTTATTACCAAGAACTAGCTAATCAGGAATCTCAAAATTACAACAATACAATTTCTCAAAAAGTAGCCGTAGATAAAAAGATTGATAGGCTAGAGAAAGCCAAAACATCCTTGTCAACACAGATAAATAATTTTCAAACAGGTATTATAGATGCTTTAGAGAAAGTTAAAGTAGAAGATGAATCCCAGTTTAAAGGGGATCGGAAAACTAAGTACGTAGAAAAGTATGATTCTGCTAATACTGCTGCTACAACCAATAAAGCAAGCCATGAAGCAAATTTAGATAGTATAAATACTGAAATTGCTAATCTTCAAGCTGAATCGGATCGTTTAGCAATAGATGTAAAAACGGCTTATGAAAATATGAATTATTATCAGTCTATGGCAAATTCAGCTAGTTCAGAATAG
- a CDS encoding DUF4176 domain-containing protein, translated as MTLTYLDSELILSMEDFRIWLAYTDLLLSPILPLGTLVELDRELLPEELVSEMEKAKVPFMAMIMGRRLLSDPDDREYIDYLASIYPYGLRLDVDPLFIPSYLISRVIQEGYSDSLDQTYVDQQYRRDYFQHNILSMTHSIEGGDR; from the coding sequence GTGACTCTAACTTACTTAGATTCAGAGCTCATTTTGTCAATGGAAGACTTTCGGATTTGGCTAGCCTACACCGATTTACTCTTGTCTCCCATTCTTCCTTTAGGTACCTTGGTAGAGTTAGATCGCGAGTTGCTTCCAGAAGAGCTGGTGTCTGAGATGGAGAAAGCTAAAGTCCCTTTTATGGCGATGATTATGGGACGCAGACTGCTTTCTGATCCAGATGATCGGGAATATATTGATTATCTAGCCAGCATCTATCCCTATGGTCTAAGGTTAGATGTAGATCCTTTGTTTATACCGAGTTATTTGATTTCACGGGTTATTCAAGAGGGTTATAGTGATAGTCTAGATCAAACCTATGTGGACCAGCAGTATCGTAGAGATTACTTTCAGCATAATATCCTTTCTATGACCCATAGTATCGAAGGAGGAGATAGATGA
- a CDS encoding DUF4176 domain-containing protein, which translates to MTDKILPLGSVVTLKNGDGTEVMIVSRASVIGVDDGKGGAKSVYFDYGSVVIPNGMQTPDNLFFFNRENVKEVLFEGYRNEDEKAFEEHYDTWMKSAEVPKGSI; encoded by the coding sequence ATGACAGATAAAATTTTACCTTTGGGTTCAGTTGTAACCCTCAAAAATGGTGACGGTACTGAAGTGATGATTGTATCACGTGCTAGTGTGATTGGAGTGGATGATGGGAAAGGTGGAGCTAAAAGCGTCTATTTTGACTATGGTTCAGTTGTGATTCCAAATGGTATGCAGACACCAGATAATCTGTTCTTTTTCAATAGAGAAAATGTCAAAGAAGTTTTATTCGAGGGATACAGAAACGAAGATGAGAAGGCTTTTGAAGAGCATTACGATACTTGGATGAAGTCAGCAGAAGTTCCAAAAGGATCTATTTAA
- a CDS encoding DUF5085 family protein, which translates to MRLPIDVVKVEKIAFQNVVRKKVSFHYNEMDKNLENFISGIIESGYQVKGPFFYSLNNVPLNEIVDLELFVPIWNDYFQLEGYEFSTYFEVDNLLKTVIQGNFAELTEIGFAKLILTLEENNLDIATPFYHIISQGELQYIELFVGYFKKEDS; encoded by the coding sequence ATGAGATTGCCCATAGATGTTGTAAAAGTTGAAAAAATAGCTTTCCAAAACGTAGTTAGAAAAAAAGTATCTTTTCACTACAATGAAATGGATAAAAATTTAGAAAATTTTATTTCAGGCATTATAGAGTCAGGCTATCAAGTGAAAGGTCCATTTTTTTATAGTTTAAACAATGTTCCACTCAATGAAATAGTTGATCTTGAATTATTCGTACCTATCTGGAATGATTATTTCCAATTAGAAGGATATGAATTTTCAACATATTTTGAGGTTGACAACTTATTGAAAACTGTTATTCAAGGAAATTTTGCTGAATTGACAGAGATAGGATTTGCTAAGTTAATCCTGACGTTGGAAGAAAATAATTTAGACATAGCAACGCCTTTCTACCATATTATTTCACAAGGTGAATTGCAATATATAGAATTATTTGTTGGCTATTTTAAAAAAGAAGACTCATAG
- a CDS encoding T7SS effector LXG polymorphic toxin, whose protein sequence is MLQYFLFYVAKEITFSLVLNSFCNEIINHQVPLLMNFSNALAVLSAQYDKTIEQFKSTVSETAADAIIDTDYLQGLLDGFSGLDTNIRFVDRETSRIYSSISDIISLTNPDASTITTPLSEGKKILTDTKTNMVSFNGWKRGDEYSKLLQVQTSALKGLETAGKSSFTSKEAKAFYNNNEFLGGVEEVTSAVSSSTPLKLLINVAKAVNKVWSNNYVQKGVNKAKANVKEKLTDPFWLSRQFAKQVKKYGIKMKGDSWKRLTKEGLDRFGSRTKRNILGDIKKGSQLKRGATQALGTLSDLRTDKGIKTALQDVKDSYKNLKTPKGVVKSIGIIGTVEALWEGKETYDKSLKKYGQATAIRDAAAHTASSVTGQVIGAQLGAIFGSAIPVPVVGTVLGSMAGSFLGGVVSDGINHVWDKFSHGEWKLPKLW, encoded by the coding sequence ATGTTACAGTATTTTTTATTCTATGTAGCCAAAGAGATTACATTTTCGCTAGTTTTAAATAGCTTTTGCAACGAAATTATCAATCATCAGGTTCCCTTATTGATGAATTTTTCTAATGCTTTAGCCGTTCTTTCTGCTCAGTATGATAAGACTATCGAACAGTTTAAATCAACAGTCTCAGAGACAGCGGCGGATGCGATTATTGATACGGATTATTTGCAGGGGCTTTTGGATGGTTTTTCTGGCTTGGATACTAATATTAGATTTGTGGATCGGGAGACATCAAGGATTTATAGCTCTATCTCTGATATTATCAGTCTGACAAATCCAGATGCCAGTACAATTACGACCCCTTTGTCAGAAGGTAAGAAGATTTTAACAGATACCAAGACGAATATGGTTAGCTTCAATGGTTGGAAGCGAGGAGATGAGTATAGCAAGCTCTTGCAAGTCCAAACAAGTGCTTTAAAAGGATTGGAGACAGCAGGCAAGAGTTCCTTTACGTCGAAAGAAGCAAAAGCGTTTTATAATAATAATGAATTTTTGGGTGGGGTAGAGGAAGTTACTAGTGCTGTGTCAAGTTCGACACCTTTAAAACTTCTAATAAATGTTGCCAAAGCAGTCAATAAGGTATGGAGTAATAATTATGTTCAGAAAGGTGTAAATAAAGCGAAGGCCAATGTTAAAGAAAAGCTGACAGATCCTTTTTGGTTATCTAGACAATTTGCAAAACAAGTTAAGAAATACGGAATCAAAATGAAAGGTGATTCTTGGAAACGTTTGACTAAAGAAGGTTTGGATCGTTTTGGCTCTCGTACGAAGAGAAATATTTTAGGAGATATCAAAAAAGGCTCTCAACTCAAAAGAGGCGCTACTCAAGCTTTGGGTACTTTATCTGATTTAAGAACGGATAAAGGGATTAAGACTGCACTGCAGGATGTTAAAGATAGTTATAAAAACTTAAAAACACCAAAGGGTGTCGTAAAATCTATTGGTATTATCGGGACGGTTGAAGCCCTATGGGAAGGTAAGGAAACGTATGACAAGAGTCTGAAAAAATATGGACAAGCGACAGCTATTCGAGATGCAGCAGCTCACACAGCTAGTAGTGTGACTGGTCAGGTTATCGGAGCACAACTCGGAGCAATTTTTGGATCTGCGATTCCAGTTCCAGTCGTAGGGACTGTTCTCGGTTCGATGGCAGGTAGTTTTCTAGGAGGTGTGGTTTCAGATGGAATCAATCATGTATGGGATAAATTTTCTCATGGAGAGTGGAAGTTGCCTAAACTATGGTAA
- a CDS encoding DUF4176 domain-containing protein: MIVSRASVIEVEDGQGGTKSVYFDYGSVVIPNGMQTPDNLFFFNRENVKEVLFEGYRNEDEKAFEEHYDTWMKSAEVPKGSI; this comes from the coding sequence ATGATTGTTTCACGAGCTAGTGTCATCGAAGTGGAAGATGGTCAAGGAGGTACTAAGAGTGTCTATTTTGACTACGGATCAGTGGTTATTCCGAACGGGATGCAGACACCAGACAATTTGTTCTTTTTCAATAGAGAAAATGTCAAAGAAGTTTTATTTGAGGGATATAGAAACGAAGATGAGAAGGCTTTTGAAGAGCATTACGATACTTGGATGAAGTCAGCAGAAGTTCCAAAAGGATCTATTTAA
- a CDS encoding type VII secretion EssA family protein codes for MYAKDGELDLKTDSMTQKKQRSQGNEIEHMYAPNLFMDRIEQEAIKSKTDAQKMLKTANRVNFSKAEILSGDGLDFKAYRQALFKNYQVSDSIIVDKEESGDMMIWTVFGAISFVTIMLLIGIYLGRNFHGGRIFKRNH; via the coding sequence GTGTATGCTAAAGATGGCGAACTAGACTTAAAAACAGATTCGATGACGCAAAAGAAACAGCGTTCTCAAGGAAATGAGATCGAGCATATGTATGCACCAAATCTATTCATGGATAGGATAGAACAAGAAGCAATAAAATCTAAAACGGATGCTCAGAAAATGCTCAAAACTGCAAATCGAGTTAATTTCAGCAAAGCAGAAATTTTGAGTGGCGATGGACTAGATTTTAAGGCGTATCGCCAAGCTCTTTTTAAGAATTATCAAGTCTCTGACAGTATCATCGTAGATAAAGAGGAATCGGGCGACATGATGATATGGACAGTCTTTGGGGCAATATCATTTGTTACAATCATGCTTTTAATTGGAATTTATTTAGGAAGGAATTTTCATGGAGGAAGAATATTTAAACGCAACCATTAG
- the essB gene encoding type VII secretion protein EssB has protein sequence MSDKIEIKYSKEKVKVILPASHFSRQKLSTIENYMDATVTLEDSGSLSLIYDKPKYSYSLKDCITEEMSEVKRLELAQKMESLTFSEHHFKVPYIHPKNIFLQGSVVKILHYGLEGIMSPIPYTLETFLMSYKALIVSILRPKLDFDLLINGVAAIGDSLIQDIAACETYDEVVKYVNEAYDKAYQEEKKTKIVVSKRNWHIFSIGMGIFCAASIALGTFAAYFYFWSVPVQRATINAQSHFISKHYDDVADDLQKFQVGRLGKEAKYVLASSYVHLDDLSENQKASVLNTITPSSEDNLLEYWIYLGRGNYKKSLDLAQNIGDDQLTLHAYTNLYEQVREDKNMKGADKQKKLSEYRKEIEKLSKKLGVKVGEEKDE, from the coding sequence ATGAGTGATAAAATCGAAATTAAATACAGTAAGGAAAAGGTCAAGGTTATTTTACCAGCAAGTCACTTTTCTCGTCAAAAATTATCTACTATAGAAAATTATATGGATGCCACTGTGACATTGGAAGACAGTGGTTCTTTATCACTGATTTATGACAAACCAAAATATTCTTATAGTCTTAAAGATTGTATCACAGAAGAGATGTCAGAAGTGAAACGTTTGGAATTGGCTCAAAAGATGGAATCTTTAACATTCTCTGAGCATCATTTTAAAGTTCCTTATATACATCCGAAAAATATATTTTTACAAGGAAGTGTTGTTAAGATCCTTCATTATGGTTTAGAAGGAATTATGAGTCCGATTCCGTATACCTTAGAAACTTTTCTAATGAGCTATAAGGCTTTGATTGTTTCTATATTGCGACCGAAACTTGATTTTGACTTACTGATAAATGGTGTAGCTGCAATAGGAGATTCGTTAATACAGGATATAGCCGCATGTGAGACATATGATGAGGTAGTAAAATACGTTAACGAAGCTTATGACAAAGCTTACCAAGAAGAAAAGAAAACAAAGATAGTTGTTTCGAAACGTAACTGGCATATTTTTTCTATTGGAATGGGAATTTTTTGCGCAGCAAGTATTGCTTTGGGGACTTTTGCAGCCTACTTTTATTTTTGGTCTGTTCCTGTTCAGCGAGCGACAATAAATGCTCAAAGCCATTTTATTTCTAAACATTATGACGATGTGGCAGATGATTTACAAAAGTTTCAAGTAGGTCGTTTAGGTAAAGAAGCAAAGTATGTCTTAGCATCTTCCTATGTTCATTTAGATGATCTATCTGAGAATCAGAAAGCAAGTGTTTTAAATACAATTACACCCTCCAGTGAGGATAACCTCTTGGAGTATTGGATTTATCTTGGAAGGGGAAACTATAAAAAATCTTTAGATTTGGCTCAGAATATTGGAGATGATCAGTTAACTCTGCATGCTTATACAAATCTATATGAGCAAGTTCGTGAAGATAAAAATATGAAGGGTGCTGATAAACAAAAGAAATTAAGCGAGTATCGTAAAGAGATTGAGAAACTCTCGAAAAAACTTGGGGTTAAAGTAGGTGAAGAAAAAGATGAGTAG